Proteins encoded together in one Camelina sativa cultivar DH55 chromosome 9, Cs, whole genome shotgun sequence window:
- the LOC104714155 gene encoding centromere protein X-like produces MDANSTFDSDLIHAIFKHIWARRFRERERSDAIDATEAEVALGTTKKNRLASANANALKLSCELLKSFVSEAVQRAAIIAEAEGMEKIEATHLERILPQLLLDF; encoded by the exons ATGGACGCCAACAGTACCTTCGATTCT GATTTGATTCACGCCATTTTCAAGCACATTTGGGCCCGAAGGTTTCGCG AAAGGGAGAGGAGCGATGCCATTGATGCTACTGAAGCTGAG GTTGCTCTGGGAACAACTAAGAAGAACAGACTTGCTTCTG CTAACGCAAATGCTTTAAAGCTCAGCTGTGAACTTCTCAAGAGTTTTGTCTCAG AGGCTGTGCAGCGAGCTGCTATAATCGCTGAAGCTGAGGGAATGGAAAAGATTGAAGCTACTCATTTAGAGAGGATTCTTCCCCAGCTTCTTTTGGACTTTTAA
- the LOC104714156 gene encoding pathogen-related protein-like isoform X2: MTTRKERDKYRSVSVLEDAGKVQWRYGRPPDFNSVNQLFEEGQTKVWPEGSLEETVQNAIKSWEMELSHKIRLQDFKTINPEKFKLFVNGREGLSAEETLRLGSYNALLKNSLPQEFQYYKPEEESFESSHDAFRSALPRGFAWEVLSVYSGPPVIAFKFRHWGYFEGTFKGHAPTGEMVQFLGLGVLKVDESLRAEETEIYYDPGELFGGLLKGPPISETKTTDTGDNTADKQSCPFTH; this comes from the exons ATGACTACtaggaaagagagagataagtaTAGATCTGTGTCCGTCCTTGAAGATGCAGGAAAGGTTCAGTGGAGGTACGGTCGCCCTCCAGACTTCAATAGTGTAAATCAGCTCTTTGAAGAAGGCCAGACCAAG GTGTGGCCAGAAGGGTCGTTAGAAGAGACTGTGCAAAACGCAATCAAGTCATGGGAGATGGAGCTCTCACACAAGATCCGTTTACAGGACTTCAAGACCATAAATCCCGAGAAATTTAAGCTTTTTGTCAATG GGAGGGAAGGTTTATCAGCTGAAGAGACGCTTAGGCTTGGGAGTTACAATGCTTTGCTCAAGAACTCTTTGCCTCAAGAGTTTCAGTACTACAAGCCAGAGGAAGAGAGCTTCGAGTCATCACATGACGCCTTTAGATCTGCTTTACCACGCGGCTTTGCATGGGAAGTACTCTCTGTGTACTCAGGACCGCCTGTTATCGCCTTCAAGTTTAGACACTGGGGATACTTTGAAGGAACTTTCAAAGGTCATGCTCCTACTGGGGAAATGGTTCAGTTCCTGGGTCTAGGAGTTCTAAAG GTTGATGAATCGCTTAGAGCAGAGGAGACTGAGATTTACTATGATCCAGGAGAACTGTTCGGGGGACTACTCAAGGGACCTCCTATATCAGAGACCAAAACCACAGACACTGGAGACAACACTGCAGACAAACAAAGCTGCCCATTCACACACTAA
- the LOC104714156 gene encoding pathogen-related protein-like isoform X1, which produces MSSSADALEGGRSSLKLAADKYRSILNDERTGNIRWRYGGPPIFDTVNKLFEEERTHVWPEGSLEETVQNAIKSWEMELSHKIRLQDFKTINPEKFKLFVNGREGLSAEETLRLGSYNALLKNSLPQEFQYYKPEEESFESSHDAFRSALPRGFAWEVLSVYSGPPVIAFKFRHWGYFEGTFKGHAPTGEMVQFLGLGVLKVDESLRAEETEIYYDPGELFGGLLKGPPISETKTTDTGDNTADKQSCPFTH; this is translated from the exons ATGTCTTCGTCTGCGGATGCTCTAGAGGGTGGTCGTTCGTCTCTGAAGTTGGCGGCGGACAAGTACCGATCGATCTTGAACGATGAAAGAACGGGAAACATACGGTGGAGATATGGTGGTCCTCCGATTTTTGACACCGTGAACAAGCTtttcgaagaagaaagaacccat GTGTGGCCAGAAGGGTCGTTAGAAGAGACTGTGCAAAACGCAATCAAGTCATGGGAGATGGAGCTCTCACACAAGATCCGTTTACAGGACTTCAAGACCATAAATCCCGAGAAATTTAAGCTTTTTGTCAATG GGAGGGAAGGTTTATCAGCTGAAGAGACGCTTAGGCTTGGGAGTTACAATGCTTTGCTCAAGAACTCTTTGCCTCAAGAGTTTCAGTACTACAAGCCAGAGGAAGAGAGCTTCGAGTCATCACATGACGCCTTTAGATCTGCTTTACCACGCGGCTTTGCATGGGAAGTACTCTCTGTGTACTCAGGACCGCCTGTTATCGCCTTCAAGTTTAGACACTGGGGATACTTTGAAGGAACTTTCAAAGGTCATGCTCCTACTGGGGAAATGGTTCAGTTCCTGGGTCTAGGAGTTCTAAAG GTTGATGAATCGCTTAGAGCAGAGGAGACTGAGATTTACTATGATCCAGGAGAACTGTTCGGGGGACTACTCAAGGGACCTCCTATATCAGAGACCAAAACCACAGACACTGGAGACAACACTGCAGACAAACAAAGCTGCCCATTCACACACTAA
- the LOC104714157 gene encoding anaphase-promoting complex subunit 6-like produces MREEEIEKIRGVVRDCVSKHLYSSAIFFADKVAALTNDPADIYMQAQALFLGRHYRRAFHLLNASKIVLRDLRFRYLAAKCLEELKEWDQCLLMLGDAKVDEDGIVYDAKDGNVIDFDKDAEDREINISSAICFLRGKAYGALQNRSQARQWYKAAIKADPLCYEALECLIESHMLTSEEESSLLSSLQFSPEDGWLSSFYSCLIKKYDIQSTIDAKFKKLENESGSVSGSSMITLANNTDRLACKAQYYHQCCEYQKCFELTSALLEKDPFHLKCTLVHLAAAMELGNSNELYLMACNLVKDYPSKALSWFAVGCYYYCIKKYAEARRYFSKATSIDGSFSPAWIGYGNSFASQEEGDQAMSAYRTAARLFPGCHLPTLYIGMEYMRTHSYKLADQFFMQAKAICPSDPLVYNELGVVAYHMKEYSEAVRWFKKTLSHIPSALTETWEPTVVNLAHAYRKLRKYPEAISYYEKALTLSTKSLSTYSGLAYTYHLQGKFSAAISYYHKALWLKADDQFCTEMLNVALMDECQTGVESVDAKVEPC; encoded by the exons ATGAGggaagaagaaattgagaagaTCCGCGGCGTGGTTCGAGACTGCGTAAGTAAGCATTTGTACTCGTCGGCCATTTTCTTCGCCGACAAAGTAGCGGCACTCACCAATGACCCAGCTGACATTTATATGCAAGCTCAAGCTCTTTTTCTCGGTCGCCATTACCGACGCGCCTTTCACCTTCTCAACGCCTCTAAGATTGTCCTCCGAGATCTTCGATTCCGTTACCTCGCCGCCAAGTGCCTC GAGGAATTGAAGGAATGGGATCAGTGTCTCTTGATGCTTGGTGATGCTAAGGTTGATGAAGATGGAATTGTCTATGATGCCAAAGATGGTAACGTCATAGATTTTGATAAAGATGCAGAGGACCGAGAGATTAAT ATTTCATCGGCAATATGCTTTCTAAGAGGGAAAGCATATGGAGCTTTACAAAACCGTTCTCAGGCTCGACAATG GTACAAAGCTGCTATCAAGGCTGATCCTCTGTGCTATGAG GCTTTGGAATGCCTTATTGAAAGTCATATGCTTACATCTGAAGAAg AATCGAGTCTGCTTTCTTCACTGCAATTTAGTCCAGAAGACGGATGGCTCTCGTCTTTCTATTCATGCTTGATAAAGAAG TATGACATACAGAGCACGATAGATGCTAAGTTCAAGAAGCTTGAGAACGAAAGTGGTAGTGTCTCTGGATCATCGATGATCACATTGGCTAATAACACTGATCGGTTGGCCTGTAAAGCTCAGTACTACCATCAATGCTGTGAATATCAGAAGTGTTTCGAACTAACCTCTGC ACTCCTTGAAAAAGATCCTTTTCATTTGAAGTGTACCTTGGTACATTTGGCCGCTGCCATGGAACTTGGTAATTCAAATGAGCTCTATCTAATGGCATGCAATTTGGTAAAAGACTACCCTTCAAA GGCGTTGTCATGGTTTGCGGTGGGTTGTTACTACTATTGTATCAAAAAGTATGCTGAAGCTCGGCGGTACTTTAG TAAAGCTACGAGTATAGATGGCTCATTCTCACCAGCTTGGATAGGTTATGGTAATTCCTTTGCTTCCCAAGAGGAGGGTGACCAAGCCATGTCTGCCTATCGTACTGCCGCTAGGCTATTTCCAGG GTGTCATTTGCCAACTCTGTACATTGGAATGGAGTATATGCGAACTCACAGCTACAAGCTTGCGGACCAG TTTTTCATGCAAGCTAAGGCGATATGCCCTTCGGATCCACTTGTTTACAATGAACTCGGAGTTGTTGCATATCATATGAAAGA GTATAGTGAAGCTGTGCGGTGGTTTAAGAAGACATTGTCCCATATACCATCTGCATTAACTGAAACATGGGAACCAACTGTGGTCAATCTCGCTCATGCATATAGAAAGCTAAG AAAATACCCTGAAGCTATCTCATATTATGAGAAAGCACTTACACTATCAACTAAAAGCTTAAGCACTTATTCTGGCTTGGCGTACACTTACCATTTGCAG GGGAAATTTTCCGCTGCCATCTCATATTATCACAAG GCCTTGTGGTTGAAAGCTGATGATCAATTTTGTACCGAAATGTTGAACGTAGCTCTCATGGATGAATGTCAGACTGGGGTTGAATCGGTTGATGCAAAGGTTGAGCCCTGCTAG
- the LOC104714142 gene encoding F-box/LRR-repeat protein 13-like produces the protein MDGARRKRVGATVKRSRGRRASEVDLISDLPDSLLCQVLLKLTTKDVVKTSILSRRWRDLWKCVPRLDLDGEDFFEGRWYTDSGMANCVSFVDRFLGLHRESCLESFKFSCLGDGNREPDNALIWRWMSTVLDLKAKHIDYTEDAYESAEPQIPPAIYTCQNLVSLRLSRVTMSSSPEFVSLPSLRVLDLSYVEYPDHLTMETLISGCTTLETLNIDRDGYDQLPVLRVCSQSLLSFTHNQDKTIDEDSMVDTSIVIDAPRLKFLKLRDDRTASFIIKNFGCLVEVDLDIVFSLSDGSNFDLPKKNMIRNFLGSIYLVKDMIISSSTLEVIYEYSRCEPLPLFCNLSSLRVDSTHKSWEMLPNFLESCPNLKSLVLEFRHYLDKGRINMIPGPRCVLSSLEYVKLESPLHGEEMEMKLVSFILENSPILKKLTLSVRKFRKEESVILKELIAIPRLSSSCQVIVL, from the exons ATGGATGGAGCTAGGAGGAAACGTGTTGGAGCCACTGTGAAACGATCGAGAGGTAGAAGAGCAAGTGAGGTTGATTTGATAAGCGATTTGCCAGATTCACTGCTATGTCAGGTACTCTTGAAACTTACCACTAAGGATGTCGTTAAGACTAGTATTTTATCTAGAAGATGGAGAGATCTCTGGAAATGCGTACCTCGATTGGACTTGGATGGTGAGGATTTCTTTGAAGGACGCTGGTATACGGATAGCGGCATGGCCAATTGCGTGAGTTTTGTCGATAGATTTCTGGGTCTTCACAGAGAGTCGTGCTTGGAAAGTTTTAAGTTTAGCTGCCTTGGTGATGGGAATCGTGAGCCTGATAATGCTCTTATCTGGCGGTGGATGAGCACTGTCCTCGACCTGAAAGCTAAACATATCGACTATACCGAAGATGCATATGAGAGTGCTGAGCCTCAGATACCTCCAGCCATTTACACTTGTCAGAATTTGGTATCCTTACGGCTCTCCCGCGTAACCATGTCGTCCAGTCCCgagtttgtttctttacctTCTCTCAGAGTTCTCGATCTAAGTTATGTTGAATACCCCGACCATTTGACTATGGAAACGCTCATCTCAGGCTGCACAACTCTTGAAACCTTAAATATTGATAGGGATGGCTATGATCAACTACCAGTTTTACGAGTCTGTTCTCAGTCTCTGTTGAGCTTCACTCATAATCAGGACAAGACCATTGACGAGGATTCTATGGTAGATACATCTATTGTAATTGATGCTCCTAGGCTTAAGTTTCTGAAGCTACGGGATGATCGAACTGCAAGtttcataataaaaaatttcgGTTGCCTTGTTGAGGTGGATCTCGATATTGTGTTTAGCTTGTCTGATGGAAGCAATTTTGATCtaccaaagaaaaatatgattcgTAATTTTCTCGGTAGCATCTATCTCGTCAAAGATATGATCATCTCATCCAGTACTCTTGAG GTCATCTATGAGTACTCTAGATGTGAACCACTGCCCTTATTCTGTAACCTGTCTTCCTTGCGTGTGGATTCCACCCACAAGAGTTGGGAAATGTTGCCAAACTTTCTTGAGAGTTGCCCAAATCTGAAATCTCTTGTCCtg GAATTTAGACATTATCTGGACAAGGGGAGAATCAATATGATTCCTGGACCTCGGTGTGTCTTATCATCTCTCGAGTATGTTAAGTTAGAAAGTCCATTGCATGGGGAGGAGATGGAGATGAAACTAGTGAGTTTCATTCTTGAGAACTCACCAATCCTCAAGAAACTGACTCTGAGCGTGAGAAAATTCAGAAAGGAAGAATCTGTCATCTTAAAGGAACTCATCGCTATTCCAAGACTCTCTTCCTCATGCCAAGTGATCGTTCTCTGA
- the LOC104714144 gene encoding F-box/FBD/LRR-repeat protein At1g78750-like — translation MLLKPDVLLKQLAIALPLIDSLLQGLLSSRWKKLWKYVPGLNLMYYDFRNIFSIDHIAFLSFVDRFLGFNTQSCLQSFRLEYDSSDYGEPGDALTRRWINSVVRRKVKYLYLSDYSCDAYYDVQMPPTIYTCESLVSLTLSGLNLPSPKFVSLPSLKVISLVVIKFADEDDLALETLISHCPVLESLSIERSFIDDIEVLRVCSQSLLSFTHIADGSEGLVEDLLVIVDAPRLKFLNLRDQRTASFILKDLASLVDADIDTVFNLKLNKMFDPNDLQKRNMIRNFLVGISNIKNLTIASPTLEVIYDYSRCEPLPLFRNLSSLRVDFDGYRWEMLPVFLESCPNLQSLVMGSTNYPEKDGINILSEPRRVLSSSLKYVKIERPLKGEEMEMKLVSYILENSTGLKKLTLCLDDSIKKEESVIFRELITIPRLSTSCQVVVL, via the exons ATGCTGCTAAAACCCGATGTTCTTTTGAAG CAACTCGCAATCGCGTTACCTTTAATCGATTCTCTACTGCAAGGATTGTTATCCAGTAGATGGAAAAAATTATGGAAGTATGTACCTGGATTGAACTTGATGTATTATGATTTCCGCAACATATTCTCGATTGACCACATCGCATTCTTGAGTTTTGTCGACCGCTTTCTGGGTTTTAATACTCAGTCGTGCTTACAAAGTTTTAGGCTAGAGTACGATTCTTCTGATTATGGTGAGCCTGGAGATGCTCTTACTAGGCGGTGGATCAACAGTGTTGTTAGGCGGAAAGTGAAGTATCTCTACCTTTCGGACTATTCTTGTGACGCCTATTATGATGTCCAGATGCCTCCAACCATTTACACTTGTGAGAGCTTAGTAAGCTTGACGCTCTCTGGACTAAACTTGCCTAGTCCCAAGTTTGTGTCTTTACCTTCTCTCAAAGTTATCAGTCTAGTAGTTATTAAGTTCGCCGACGAAGACGATTTGGCTTTAGAAACGCTCATCTCACATTGCCCAGTTCTTGAAAGCTTATCTATAGAGAGGAGTTTTATTGATGATATTGAAGTTTTACGAGTGTGTTCTCAATCCCTGTTGAGCTTCACTCATATTGCAGACGGTTCGGAGGGACTTGTTGAAGATTTACTAGTTATAGTTGATGCTCCTAGGCTTAAGTTTCTGAATCTCCGTGATCAACGCACTGCAAGCTTCATACTTAAAGACCTGGCTTCCCTTGTTGATGCTGATATCGATACTGTGTTTAACTTGAAATTAAACAAGATGTTCGATCCAAATGACCtgcaaaaaagaaatatgattcGTAATTTTCTCGTCGGGATCTCCAACATAAAAAATTTGACCATCGCTTCGCCTACTCTTGAG GTCATTTATGATTACTCAAGATGTGAACCACTACCCTTATTCCGTAACCTATCTTCCTTGCGTGTTGACTTCGACGGCTACAGGTGGGAAATGTTGCCAGTTTTTCTTGAGAGCTGCCCAAATCTACAATCTCTTGTCATG GGATCTACTAATTATCCGGAGAAGGATGGAATTAATATCTTGTCTGAACCTCGGCGTGTCCTATCATCGTCTCTCAAGTATGTCAAGATAGAAAGGCCCCTGAAAGGAGAGGAAATGGAGATGAAACTAGTGAGTTACATACTTGAGAATTCAACAGGCCTCAAGAAACTGACCCTATGCTTGGATGATTccataaagaaagaagaatctgtCATCTTCAGAGAACTCATTACCATTCCAAGACTCTCTACATCATGCCAAGTTGTAGTTCTTTGA
- the LOC104715972 gene encoding putative F-box/FBD/LRR-repeat protein At1g78840, with protein sequence MDLISQLPEDLLLQILLKLATRDSVRTSVLSTSWRYLWQTVPGLDLYVGNFSYNDELEGFVNRFLDLDNKKPLLINQFKLEFDGGQYETEGSNIINKWVNSVVARGVQHLVLIAYYMPFYRWNDDYPIMLPGSISMCETLVHLELVNLGIHSHDSVSLPRLETMHLKSVWFSSDAALERLISSSPLLQDLNIEEIWNVECLRVRSQTLSSLNLNVPGQITGQITGVAIDAPRLKCLSLEIRQFIDLVLNNVCSPIIVSFNNSSFIESVFNSSTMKTLPTYLAWISKVKNLSLDCSILKAMCAYSKLQPLPEFSNLTHLKVRFLHSVELLATLLASCPNLKSLQLSIYGYLDEVDTSSSHVPKCLLTSLEIVKIVSLSEDEVATELVKYILGNAAVLKELNLKFYYWEGAKCRLQFVEKILALPKRSSVCQVTCA encoded by the exons ATGGATTTGATAAGCCAATTGCCTGAGGATTTGCTACTTCAGATACTCTTAAAACTTGCTACGAGGGATTCTGTTAGAACCAGTGTCTTGTCGACGAGCTGGAGATATCTTTGGCAAACTGTTCCTGGATTGGACCTCTACGTGGGTAACTTTAGCTACAATGATGAGTTAGAGGGTTTCGTCAACAGGTTTCTAGATTTGGATAATAAGAAACCACTACTCATAAACCAATTCAAGTTGGAATTTGACGGCGGGCAATATGAGACTGAAGGATCCAATATCATCAACAAGTGGGTCAACTCAGTGGTTGCTCGTGGAGTTCAACATCTTGTGCTTATTGCTTATTATATGCCTTTTTATAGATGGAATGATGACTATCCCATAATGCTTCCGGGAAGCATTTCTATGTGTGAGACGTTGGTACACTTGGAGCTGGTCAACCTAGGCATACATAGTCATGACTCCGTTTCTCTACCTCGTCTCGAGACAATGCATTTAAAATCGGTTTGGTTTTCGAGTGATGCGGCTCTTGAAAGGCTTATCTCATCCTCCCCACTTCTTCAAGATTTGAACATTGAAGAAATTTGGAATGTGGAATGTTTACGAGTGCGGTCTCAGACACTAAGTAGCTTAAATTTGAACGTGCCTGGTCAAATAACTGGTCAAATAACTGGGGTAGCGATTGATGCTCCCAGACTTAAGTGTCTGAGTCTCGAAATCCGCCAGTTTATAGACCTTGTGCTGAATAATGTATGTTCTCCGATCATAGTGTCTTTTAATAACTCTTCTTTCATCGAAAGCGTTTTTAACTCATCAACGATGAAAACATTACCTACATATCTCGCTTGGATATCGAAGGTCAAAAATCTTAGCCTCGATTGCTCTATCCTAAag GCCATGTGTGCTTACTCGAAACTCCAACCACTGCCTGAGTTCTCTAACTTGACCCATTTGAAAGTTCGATTTCTTCACTCTGTTGAGTTGTTAGCAACGTTGCTCGCAAGTTGTCCAAACCTAAAATCTTTACAGTTG TCGATTTACGGTTACCTAGATGAAGTGGACACCTCAAGCTCACATGTTCCTAAGTGTCTCCTAACATCGCTCGAGATTGTTAAGATAGTCAGCTTGAGTGAAGATGAGGTCGCAACTGAGCTTGTCAAATACATCTTGGGGAATGCAGCAGTTCTCAAGGAGCTTAATCTTAAATTCTATTATTGGGAAGGAGCCAAATGCAGGCTGCAATTTGTCGAGAAAATACTTGCGCTTCCAAAGCGTTCTTCGGTTTGCCAAGTCACATGTGCCTAA